In Chryseobacterium camelliae, one DNA window encodes the following:
- a CDS encoding TfoX/Sxy family protein produces MAFDEQLADRVREALVKPKDVTEKNMFQGLCFMVDNKMCICVRDLELICRMDPGQAEAELEKGNCRPMIHNGKTMKGYIFVDEEGYKNPKDFNRLVHLCLDFNKIAKASKKKKKKD; encoded by the coding sequence ATGGCTTTTGATGAACAGCTTGCAGACCGGGTAAGGGAAGCCCTTGTAAAGCCGAAAGACGTAACCGAAAAAAACATGTTTCAGGGGCTTTGCTTCATGGTTGATAATAAAATGTGTATATGCGTAAGAGACCTTGAACTCATATGCCGGATGGATCCCGGACAGGCTGAAGCTGAACTTGAAAAAGGAAATTGCAGGCCGATGATCCATAACGGTAAAACGATGAAAGGATACATCTTCGTTGACGAAGAAGGTTATAAAAACCCAAAAGATTTTAACCGGCTGGTACACCTGTGCCTTGACTTTAACAAAATAGCCAAAGCATCAAAAAAAAAGAAAAAGAAAGACTAG
- a CDS encoding SMI1/KNR4 family protein gives MNPIADQYIAGLKQAYFDHHGGEAWDHFEKIKHGLSDTNIQELKRIYPEIPDALISLLEYADGTYRRQYAGERMTFYFLGSDVEEYPYYLLPSDKIIENRNLAVKFYAGYINREYEEVEIDNRIAERADALNWLHFSDCMNGGGSSQLFIDFSPSEKRDLWPDRTVPA, from the coding sequence ATGAATCCTATAGCAGACCAATACATAGCAGGACTTAAACAGGCTTATTTTGATCATCACGGAGGAGAAGCCTGGGATCATTTTGAAAAGATCAAACATGGCCTTTCGGATACCAATATTCAGGAGCTTAAAAGGATATATCCCGAAATCCCTGATGCTCTGATCAGTCTTTTAGAGTATGCAGACGGTACATACAGGAGGCAATATGCCGGTGAGCGAATGACCTTTTACTTTCTGGGCTCAGATGTTGAAGAATATCCCTATTACCTTTTGCCTTCAGATAAAATCATTGAGAATCGCAATCTGGCCGTTAAGTTTTATGCCGGTTATATCAACAGGGAATATGAGGAGGTAGAAATAGACAACAGGATCGCTGAACGTGCAGATGCACTGAACTGGCTGCATTTTTCAGATTGCATGAACGGTGGCGGGAGTTCACAGCTGTTCATCGATTTCAGTCCTTCTGAAAAAAGGGACTTATGGCCAGATCGTACGGTTCCTGCATGA
- a CDS encoding NUDIX hydrolase, with product MDSKDLILQRSEEAKQKYLPHLSADPVIFGFDQNELKVLLLKMNYRKQWLLPGGYVQKDEDLEDAVARILKNRVGVTDVYLEQFGVFGKKNRSEFYFEDFDETLFNKQRFVTIGYYALYNPDRFSLVADELSETCEWVYLSRLPDIELAMDHREIINQALLTLREKISYKPIGYNLLPEKFTLSELQKLYEVILGKTLNRGNFYRKIKNMGILTKLDESRRGGAHKAPDLYSFNEENYLKALENGLNNW from the coding sequence ATGGATTCCAAAGACCTGATTTTACAACGATCCGAAGAGGCAAAACAGAAATACCTTCCCCATTTATCTGCTGACCCCGTGATTTTTGGTTTCGACCAGAATGAACTGAAAGTTTTGCTGCTGAAAATGAACTACCGGAAGCAGTGGCTGCTGCCAGGCGGATATGTGCAAAAGGATGAAGATCTGGAGGATGCCGTTGCGAGAATCCTTAAGAACAGGGTAGGCGTTACTGATGTGTATCTTGAACAATTTGGGGTTTTTGGAAAGAAGAACAGGAGCGAATTTTATTTTGAAGATTTTGACGAAACGCTTTTCAACAAACAAAGGTTCGTAACAATAGGATACTATGCATTATATAATCCGGACCGTTTCAGCCTGGTTGCCGATGAGTTAAGCGAAACCTGCGAATGGGTATACCTGAGCCGGCTTCCTGACATTGAACTTGCCATGGATCACCGGGAAATCATCAATCAGGCATTGTTGACACTCCGTGAAAAAATTTCATATAAGCCTATAGGTTATAATCTCCTGCCTGAAAAGTTCACCCTTTCCGAACTTCAGAAGCTGTATGAAGTCATCCTGGGTAAAACCCTGAACAGGGGAAATTTCTACAGGAAAATAAAAAATATGGGGATCTTGACAAAGCTTGACGAAAGCAGGAGAGGAGGTGCACACAAAGCCCCTGATTTATACTCATTTAATGAAGAGAATTATTTAAAAGCACTGGAAAACGGACTGAACAACTGGTAA
- a CDS encoding TonB-dependent receptor: MNRLSVKFSALALMLSFGAASGQQTDSLAIKKAVKAATKNEEGIKTVTSSSKEDNNRNVMLNAANNTSPRDVNIGLPSTVGGITILENDLPVVYFFWPELPNKTWRQSVGLEKTGLLKMDQLANTMGDLGFAVNSYSQTGTKDLKIKGKFTTSTFGWLQGDANVSGPMSKDKSWTYTAGALVNYDPSTFKLGFARNVDETKIFRAGITKYFKENKGKISLLYKYSDSYSVGNYAVFQYGENGKVTELDNFRIGRDSYVVRDGRIKMKDILSGQTYWASMSGDDNRSQAHNFSVFGNYKLDNGWDFKFSALAHFGKVKMSTIIPLSIFNADASAGYRLASNGQPYSGAVGTQLAMHTPETPTTNIAGRFSVDKQIGNHHLTIGLLEQYYHIDKYTSNRSFFFQTVEAQPQRLIGPSTDADGFYNYNIGGEFHSGTENKLSLYATDEWKVTDNLNLSYGLHLRNHLIDGEFSMAPRTPGFVFGANDFQSIKTNWLQVAGSLNATYNISKNFGVLANFLYTEENRRLESYSQAFNPNTNKIKSPLGAVGIFWNTDYIQLISQATILKKNNNLSRYNLVNPANTTQSQNVTVYYDIQTIGWTTDFVLKPFKGFNLHYLITLQNPVYKNFTFTAFGKDYNYNDNNVLGVAKILMEIDPSYTVDKWRFWASFRYFSKQYANLTNALYFAPRWETFGGVSYTVNKNINIGATVINFLNQRGASGTINGAELITDASPYYGKLLTGTYIMPLTGQLSVSFNF, translated from the coding sequence ATGAATAGACTGAGCGTAAAATTTTCAGCACTGGCACTGATGCTTTCATTCGGAGCAGCATCAGGACAGCAAACCGACAGCCTGGCAATAAAAAAAGCAGTAAAGGCTGCCACAAAGAACGAAGAAGGAATCAAGACGGTTACTTCATCATCCAAGGAAGATAATAACAGGAATGTAATGCTGAATGCAGCTAACAACACAAGTCCGAGAGATGTGAATATCGGCCTACCATCTACTGTAGGAGGAATCACCATCCTGGAAAATGACCTGCCGGTAGTTTATTTTTTCTGGCCCGAACTTCCCAATAAAACATGGCGCCAGAGTGTGGGACTGGAAAAAACAGGTCTCCTGAAAATGGACCAACTGGCCAATACCATGGGTGATCTTGGCTTTGCCGTAAATTCCTATTCCCAAACCGGCACTAAGGACCTGAAGATAAAAGGTAAGTTTACTACCAGTACTTTCGGCTGGCTTCAGGGCGATGCCAATGTTTCAGGGCCAATGTCAAAAGATAAAAGCTGGACCTATACTGCAGGAGCTCTGGTCAATTATGATCCCAGCACCTTTAAGCTAGGATTTGCCAGAAATGTAGATGAGACTAAAATATTCAGGGCCGGGATTACCAAATATTTCAAAGAAAATAAAGGGAAAATTTCGTTGCTCTATAAGTATTCAGATTCTTACAGTGTAGGCAACTATGCCGTTTTTCAGTACGGTGAGAACGGAAAAGTAACAGAACTTGACAACTTCAGAATCGGCAGGGATTCTTATGTTGTGCGTGACGGCAGAATTAAAATGAAAGATATCCTTTCCGGACAAACCTATTGGGCTTCCATGAGCGGTGATGATAACAGATCACAAGCCCACAACTTCAGTGTATTCGGAAATTACAAGCTTGACAATGGCTGGGATTTTAAATTTTCCGCGCTGGCCCACTTCGGGAAAGTGAAAATGTCTACAATCATTCCTTTAAGCATATTCAACGCAGATGCATCCGCGGGATACAGGCTGGCTTCCAACGGGCAACCGTATTCAGGTGCCGTAGGAACACAGCTGGCAATGCACACCCCTGAAACCCCTACCACCAATATTGCGGGAAGGTTTTCAGTGGATAAGCAGATCGGTAATCACCACCTAACCATCGGATTACTGGAACAATATTATCATATAGATAAGTATACTTCCAACCGGTCCTTTTTCTTCCAGACGGTAGAGGCACAGCCGCAGAGACTGATCGGGCCTTCTACGGATGCAGATGGCTTCTATAATTACAACATCGGCGGTGAATTTCACAGCGGAACAGAAAACAAGCTTTCCCTGTATGCTACCGATGAGTGGAAAGTTACAGACAATCTTAACTTAAGCTACGGACTGCATCTTAGAAACCACCTGATTGACGGTGAGTTTTCCATGGCACCAAGGACACCGGGATTTGTATTTGGGGCTAACGATTTTCAGAGCATCAAAACCAACTGGCTGCAAGTGGCAGGAAGCTTAAATGCAACATACAACATCAGCAAGAACTTTGGTGTCTTAGCTAATTTCCTGTATACAGAGGAAAACAGGAGGCTGGAAAGCTATTCCCAGGCATTCAATCCCAATACCAATAAAATCAAAAGCCCGCTGGGTGCTGTAGGGATATTCTGGAATACAGACTATATCCAGCTGATTTCCCAGGCTACCATCCTGAAGAAGAACAACAACCTCAGCCGGTACAACCTGGTTAATCCTGCCAATACCACCCAGTCTCAGAATGTCACGGTTTACTATGACATCCAGACCATAGGATGGACGACAGATTTCGTGCTGAAGCCATTCAAAGGATTTAACCTCCATTATCTGATTACTCTACAAAACCCGGTATACAAAAACTTTACATTCACTGCTTTCGGAAAAGATTACAACTACAATGACAACAATGTATTAGGCGTAGCTAAAATCCTGATGGAAATAGATCCCAGCTATACGGTGGACAAGTGGAGGTTCTGGGCCAGCTTCAGGTATTTTTCAAAACAGTATGCCAACCTTACCAATGCACTTTACTTTGCGCCACGATGGGAAACATTCGGAGGGGTAAGCTACACCGTTAATAAAAACATTAATATTGGTGCTACGGTAATCAACTTCCTCAACCAGAGAGGGGCCAGCGGAACCATCAACGGTGCCGAGCTGATCACCGATGCCAGTCCGTACTATGGAAAACTGCTCACCGGAACCTATATCATGCCTCTCACAGGCCAGTTATCTGTAAGCTTTAATTTCTAG
- a CDS encoding glycoside hydrolase family 3 protein, with translation MKKSVLKISALFLGVTVFAQNIQTVSNSEGPVLGYSADSGIKILTVNGKKFKDLNRNGRLDRYEDWRLTAEERAKDLAAKMSVEQIAGLMLYSGHQSVPAPADGIRAGKYNGKLYKESGANAWDLTDQQKKFLKEDNLRHVLVTTVESPEIAARWSNTLQAYVEGLGLGIPANNSTDPRHSATVTAEFNEGAGGQISLWPDGLAMGATFDPELVKKFGNIAAQEYRALGISTALSPQIDLGTEPRWYRIAYVFSESPELTTDMARAYIDGFQTTTGKGTAKNGWGNKSVNAMVKHWPGGGPEEGGRDAHWAMGKYAVYPGNNFQTHLKPFTEGAFKLNGGTGEAAAVMPYYTISYNQDQKNRENVGNGFSKYIITDLLRGKYGYDGVVCTDWLITANEPKTPGLFAGKPWGVEKMSIAERHYKVLEAGVDQFGGNNDKGPVLEAYQMGVKEHGEKYMRNRFEQSAVRLLKNFFRTGLFENPYVNVEETKKIVGNPDFMKAGYEAQVKSIVMLKNKGNILPVKERKTVYIPKRYSPATFNWWGIYTAPSLDYPVDTEKVKKYFNITDDPAKADFALVFVKSPHSEEGGYSDIDAAEGGNGYLPISLQYQTYTATEARAKSIAAGDPVVAPTVKDRTFKNKTSTAANFTDLQTIENTYRAMNGKPVVVSVTASKPMVFNEFEKHADAILMNFNVSNQAVVDIVSGTYEPSGLLPLQMPADMKTVEEQKEDVPYDMETHLDSEGHHYDFGYGMNWSGVIKDARTVKYKK, from the coding sequence ATGAAAAAATCAGTTCTAAAAATATCAGCATTGTTCCTGGGTGTCACGGTTTTTGCCCAGAACATTCAGACTGTATCGAATTCTGAAGGCCCTGTTTTAGGCTATTCAGCAGATTCAGGAATTAAAATCCTGACAGTCAATGGAAAAAAATTCAAAGATCTAAACAGAAACGGCCGGCTAGACCGGTATGAGGACTGGCGCCTGACTGCCGAAGAAAGGGCAAAAGACCTTGCCGCTAAAATGTCGGTTGAACAGATAGCTGGCCTGATGTTGTACAGCGGACACCAGTCGGTTCCGGCGCCGGCGGATGGCATACGAGCGGGAAAATACAATGGAAAGCTGTATAAAGAGAGCGGCGCAAACGCCTGGGACCTTACCGACCAGCAGAAAAAATTCCTGAAAGAAGATAACCTCCGCCATGTATTGGTGACTACTGTGGAATCTCCCGAAATAGCTGCCCGCTGGAGCAATACCTTGCAGGCTTATGTGGAAGGTCTCGGTCTCGGAATCCCGGCCAATAACAGTACCGATCCAAGGCATTCGGCTACCGTTACCGCAGAATTTAATGAAGGGGCCGGCGGACAGATTTCTCTCTGGCCGGACGGACTGGCCATGGGAGCTACATTTGATCCGGAACTGGTAAAGAAATTCGGGAATATTGCAGCACAGGAATACCGGGCTCTGGGGATTTCAACTGCTCTTTCGCCTCAGATTGACCTGGGTACGGAACCCCGATGGTATAGGATTGCCTACGTATTCAGTGAAAGCCCTGAACTGACTACAGATATGGCAAGGGCCTATATAGACGGTTTCCAAACCACGACAGGAAAAGGAACGGCTAAAAACGGATGGGGAAATAAAAGCGTCAATGCTATGGTAAAACACTGGCCCGGAGGAGGTCCGGAAGAAGGCGGTCGTGATGCACACTGGGCCATGGGTAAATATGCCGTGTACCCCGGAAATAATTTTCAGACCCACCTGAAACCCTTCACTGAAGGAGCCTTCAAGCTGAATGGAGGAACAGGCGAAGCAGCTGCCGTAATGCCTTACTACACCATCAGCTACAACCAGGACCAAAAAAACAGGGAAAATGTTGGCAATGGTTTCAGCAAATATATCATTACCGACCTGCTCCGCGGAAAATACGGCTATGACGGCGTGGTATGCACAGACTGGTTGATTACGGCAAATGAGCCTAAAACTCCGGGACTATTTGCCGGGAAACCGTGGGGCGTTGAGAAAATGTCTATCGCCGAGCGCCATTACAAAGTCCTGGAAGCTGGTGTAGACCAGTTCGGTGGCAATAATGACAAAGGCCCTGTTTTAGAGGCTTATCAGATGGGCGTAAAAGAGCACGGCGAGAAATATATGCGCAACCGGTTTGAGCAGTCGGCAGTCCGGCTGCTGAAAAATTTCTTCAGGACAGGCCTGTTTGAAAACCCTTATGTAAATGTAGAGGAAACGAAAAAGATCGTTGGGAACCCTGATTTTATGAAAGCAGGTTATGAAGCGCAGGTAAAGTCTATTGTAATGCTGAAAAACAAAGGCAACATCCTTCCCGTGAAGGAACGAAAAACCGTTTATATCCCCAAAAGGTATTCTCCCGCTACCTTCAACTGGTGGGGAATATATACAGCGCCATCCCTCGATTATCCTGTAGATACAGAAAAAGTAAAAAAATATTTCAATATAACGGATGATCCCGCCAAAGCCGATTTTGCGTTGGTTTTTGTAAAAAGCCCTCATAGCGAAGAAGGTGGTTACAGTGATATCGATGCCGCAGAAGGCGGAAACGGATACCTCCCGATTTCCCTCCAGTATCAGACGTATACAGCAACAGAAGCACGTGCGAAAAGCATTGCTGCCGGGGATCCTGTGGTAGCTCCTACGGTAAAGGACCGTACTTTTAAGAATAAAACATCTACGGCAGCCAATTTCACAGATCTGCAAACCATTGAAAATACCTACAGGGCAATGAACGGAAAACCTGTGGTAGTTTCGGTAACGGCTTCAAAGCCTATGGTTTTTAATGAATTTGAAAAGCATGCCGATGCTATTCTGATGAATTTTAATGTTTCCAACCAGGCAGTGGTAGACATCGTTTCAGGAACATACGAGCCTTCCGGCCTGCTTCCGCTTCAGATGCCTGCTGATATGAAAACAGTAGAAGAACAGAAAGAAGACGTACCTTACGATATGGAAACGCATCTGGATTCCGAAGGCCATCATTATGATTTCGGGTACGGGATGAACTGGTCAGGGGTGATCAAAGATGCCAGGACCGTAAAATACAAAAAATAA
- a CDS encoding alpha/beta hydrolase, whose product MKKLIIAGLFLMAAGSIDAQKTIPLYQGKAPGTESWTQKEAQQYSDLFKTEVVYNVAQPSMLVFEADKAKANGTVIVIAPGGGFQSLSINREGIDLAKKLSAKGITAVVLKYRLLETKSNDPAREMMENLKSRTSFDERTAPIKMMAGEDIRTAISYLRTHAKEMNIKADRLGVIGFSAGSTVILESVLHSSDASTIPNFAASIYGGPSEDLLKAEIPKPPIPLFICAASDDQLKLAPKSILLYNKWTEAGQPAELHIYEKGGHGFGMGKQNLPVDHWSDIYMEWLAFHKYL is encoded by the coding sequence ATGAAAAAATTAATCATAGCAGGACTATTCTTAATGGCAGCGGGCAGCATTGATGCCCAGAAGACCATACCACTTTACCAGGGCAAGGCACCCGGCACCGAAAGCTGGACCCAAAAAGAAGCCCAGCAGTATTCGGACCTCTTCAAAACAGAAGTCGTTTATAACGTCGCACAGCCATCCATGCTGGTTTTTGAAGCAGATAAGGCCAAAGCTAACGGAACCGTCATTGTTATTGCTCCCGGAGGCGGGTTTCAGAGCCTTTCCATTAACCGTGAAGGAATTGATCTGGCTAAGAAGCTTTCCGCAAAAGGTATTACTGCCGTTGTTCTGAAATACAGGCTGTTGGAGACCAAGTCCAATGACCCTGCCCGCGAAATGATGGAGAACCTTAAAAGCAGAACTTCATTTGATGAGCGTACCGCGCCCATTAAAATGATGGCCGGAGAAGATATCAGGACTGCGATTTCTTACCTAAGAACGCATGCTAAAGAAATGAATATCAAAGCAGACCGTTTAGGTGTCATCGGATTTTCTGCCGGCTCAACCGTTATTTTGGAAAGCGTGCTTCACAGCAGTGACGCCTCTACAATCCCGAACTTCGCAGCATCTATATACGGAGGTCCTTCAGAAGACTTACTCAAGGCTGAAATACCTAAACCTCCCATTCCTTTGTTTATCTGTGCTGCCAGTGATGACCAGTTAAAGCTGGCTCCTAAATCCATCCTTTTGTATAACAAATGGACCGAAGCCGGACAGCCTGCCGAACTCCATATCTATGAGAAAGGCGGCCACGGATTTGGCATGGGAAAGCAGAATCTGCCTGTAGACCATTGGTCTGACATTTATATGGAATGGCTAGCCTTCCACAAGTATTTATAA
- a CDS encoding glycoside hydrolase family 3 C-terminal domain-containing protein produces MNKNTFTLNGVSRKVKYSGLFLALVVSSPYAKGQDTYPVVKADGKSFKDFNRNGKLDAWEDTRLTTDQRIDAIIRQMTNAEKADLLIGTGMPGIEVLTGPVGDSKQGAVPGAAGGTASLDRFGIPPTVVADGPAGLRISPTRKNDSKTYYATAFPVGTALASTWNKSLLEQVGKAMGNEVKEYGVDVLLAPALNIHRNPLNGRNFEYYSEDPLISGKTAAAIVNGIQSQGVGTSIKHFAANNEETNRLTINVHVSERAMRELYLKGFEITVKESQPWTVMSSYNKVNGVYTSASKDLLTQVLRKEWGFKGIVMTDWFGGFPGFESIRSGRISDVIAQMNAGNDLLMPGIPAQKKVLLAALDSGKVSQETANLNVKRILEYIFRTPTFAGYQYSNQPELNKHAEVTRNAASEGMVLLKNENNTLPFSNKQKEVSLFGVTSYAWITGGTGSGSVNNKHTVSLLEGLRSAGYRLDKELADLYIPYADKEVAAEKDRRKAKGILALPERLPEMKMDDAFIAKKAETSEIAFVTLGRNSGEGGDRKIDNDFNLASDELDMLDKISKAFHSKGKKVVVILNIGGVIETASWKEKADAILLAWQPGQEGGHSVADVLSGKVNPSGKLTMTFPVNYTDTPSAKNFPGIPADNPKEVTYEEGIYVGYRYFNTFNVKPSYEFGYGKSYTDFTYRNIKISSPTSNSSFTISIDVKNTGKTDGKEVVQLYLSAPHQLTDKPKAELKAYAKTKLLKPGETETVTMTLSPKDLASYVTARSAWIAEAGKYTVSVGSSSLDIRQSADLQLPKEITVEKVQHVLPEDQPFNELKP; encoded by the coding sequence ATGAACAAGAACACATTTACGCTGAACGGTGTTTCCCGGAAAGTAAAATATTCCGGATTATTCCTTGCCCTGGTGGTTTCTTCACCTTACGCAAAAGGACAGGACACATATCCTGTAGTAAAAGCCGACGGAAAGAGCTTTAAAGATTTCAACAGAAACGGAAAGCTTGACGCGTGGGAAGATACGAGGCTTACAACAGACCAGAGAATAGATGCGATCATCCGGCAGATGACCAATGCTGAAAAAGCAGATCTCCTGATCGGGACGGGCATGCCCGGCATCGAAGTGCTTACCGGACCTGTAGGCGACTCTAAACAGGGGGCGGTTCCCGGCGCAGCCGGTGGAACCGCTTCCCTGGACCGGTTTGGAATTCCTCCGACAGTAGTAGCGGACGGACCTGCCGGCCTCAGAATATCGCCCACCCGGAAAAACGATTCAAAAACCTATTACGCAACTGCATTTCCTGTAGGCACGGCCTTAGCTTCCACGTGGAACAAGTCTTTACTGGAGCAGGTCGGAAAAGCTATGGGTAATGAAGTGAAAGAATACGGAGTAGACGTGCTTTTGGCTCCCGCCCTCAACATTCACAGAAATCCGCTCAACGGACGAAACTTTGAGTATTATTCAGAAGACCCCCTGATTTCAGGGAAGACAGCGGCCGCTATCGTTAATGGTATCCAGTCCCAGGGCGTAGGGACGTCCATCAAGCATTTTGCCGCCAATAATGAAGAAACCAACCGCCTGACGATTAATGTACATGTTTCTGAGCGTGCAATGCGTGAGCTTTACCTGAAAGGGTTTGAAATTACCGTGAAAGAATCACAACCATGGACGGTAATGTCCTCCTACAATAAAGTAAACGGGGTTTATACATCAGCCAGCAAAGATCTGCTTACCCAGGTATTGAGGAAAGAATGGGGGTTCAAAGGCATTGTGATGACAGACTGGTTCGGGGGATTCCCGGGCTTTGAGTCTATCCGGAGCGGCAGAATTTCCGATGTCATCGCACAGATGAATGCGGGCAATGACCTGCTGATGCCCGGGATTCCGGCTCAGAAAAAGGTGCTGCTGGCTGCCCTTGATTCCGGAAAAGTATCCCAGGAAACAGCAAACCTCAATGTAAAAAGAATCCTGGAGTATATATTCCGTACGCCTACTTTTGCCGGTTACCAATACAGCAACCAACCTGAGCTCAACAAGCATGCTGAGGTGACAAGAAATGCAGCATCCGAAGGCATGGTTCTGCTTAAAAATGAAAATAACACGCTTCCTTTCAGCAATAAACAGAAAGAAGTGTCCTTGTTCGGGGTAACTTCTTATGCATGGATTACGGGAGGAACCGGAAGCGGAAGCGTCAACAACAAGCATACGGTTTCCCTGCTGGAAGGGCTTAGATCAGCCGGATACAGGCTGGATAAGGAACTGGCTGACCTGTACATACCATATGCTGATAAGGAAGTGGCCGCTGAAAAAGACAGAAGGAAGGCCAAAGGAATACTGGCCCTGCCGGAAAGGCTTCCCGAAATGAAAATGGATGATGCCTTTATCGCTAAAAAAGCCGAGACATCAGAAATAGCTTTCGTAACCCTGGGTAGAAATTCGGGTGAAGGTGGTGACCGGAAAATAGACAACGACTTCAACCTGGCTTCAGATGAGCTTGACATGCTGGATAAAATCTCTAAAGCATTCCATAGCAAAGGGAAAAAAGTGGTGGTAATCCTGAATATCGGCGGTGTTATTGAAACAGCTTCCTGGAAAGAAAAAGCCGATGCCATCCTCCTGGCATGGCAGCCGGGACAGGAAGGCGGACATTCGGTAGCTGATGTGCTTTCCGGAAAAGTTAATCCATCCGGAAAACTGACGATGACATTCCCGGTAAACTATACAGATACGCCTTCAGCAAAGAATTTCCCGGGCATTCCTGCGGACAATCCTAAAGAGGTTACCTATGAAGAAGGCATCTATGTCGGGTACCGTTATTTTAACACATTTAATGTAAAGCCATCCTATGAATTCGGATATGGAAAATCTTATACCGATTTTACCTACCGAAACATCAAAATCAGTTCACCAACATCCAATTCTTCTTTTACCATAAGCATCGATGTGAAAAACACGGGAAAAACAGATGGAAAGGAAGTGGTACAGCTCTATTTATCGGCTCCGCATCAACTGACCGATAAACCGAAAGCTGAATTAAAAGCTTATGCCAAAACAAAGCTGCTGAAACCCGGAGAAACCGAAACCGTTACTATGACGCTTTCCCCGAAAGACCTCGCTTCATATGTTACAGCAAGAAGTGCATGGATTGCGGAAGCAGGAAAATATACTGTATCAGTGGGGTCCTCATCCCTGGATATCAGGCAATCTGCAGATTTACAGCTTCCTAAGGAAATCACAGTTGAAAAAGTACAGCATGTACTTCCGGAAGACCAGCCGTTTAACGAGCTGAAGCCATAA
- a CDS encoding T9SS type A sorting domain-containing protein has translation MKKTLLTVLAACGLCTAQTTITKAFNDPVTGDVVNNVNVNGTVNNSATGSNATFSNGSLTAGSASPSTYSAPTASEISSYPGTTIKMVNGTTTAYFKASASKLEITALVTPDATLNFSANNGTYISYPAAYGYAETDTAQGTFTASGASGNFSGTINISADASGTLIIGNKTYTNVLRIKSVQNFNLTSSGFPLGTVSNTSYMYYDATHKFPLLSSTTANINISLLNINQTTNTAQALNETFLAVLDQHFNKERLSIYPNPAQDAVQIRGNTAAFSSARIYSLDGKILKTSALNSGTIDVSELPSATYFIEFTGKETKEAHKLIKK, from the coding sequence ATGAAAAAAACTCTACTTACTGTATTGGCTGCCTGCGGATTATGCACAGCCCAAACCACCATTACCAAAGCATTCAATGATCCCGTTACCGGAGATGTCGTGAACAATGTGAATGTTAACGGAACCGTGAATAATTCCGCTACAGGAAGCAATGCGACCTTTTCCAACGGCAGTCTTACTGCCGGTTCTGCCTCTCCTTCTACCTATTCTGCACCTACCGCTTCTGAAATAAGCAGTTATCCTGGAACGACCATTAAAATGGTCAACGGGACCACAACCGCCTATTTTAAAGCATCGGCTTCTAAACTTGAAATCACCGCTTTGGTGACTCCCGACGCTACCCTGAACTTTTCGGCCAATAACGGAACCTATATCTCCTATCCTGCGGCTTATGGTTATGCTGAAACGGATACTGCACAGGGAACCTTCACTGCGTCAGGTGCATCCGGAAATTTCAGCGGAACCATTAATATTTCGGCTGATGCTTCAGGAACGCTTATTATCGGGAATAAAACTTATACTAACGTGCTGAGAATAAAATCAGTACAGAATTTCAACCTTACCAGCAGCGGCTTTCCTTTGGGTACGGTTTCCAATACTTCTTATATGTATTATGACGCCACCCACAAGTTTCCGTTGCTGAGCTCTACTACTGCCAATATCAATATATCATTACTGAACATCAACCAGACGACCAACACAGCGCAGGCTTTAAATGAAACATTCCTGGCCGTTCTGGACCAGCATTTCAATAAGGAGCGTTTAAGCATATACCCTAATCCTGCTCAAGATGCTGTTCAGATCAGAGGCAATACAGCAGCATTTTCCTCAGCGCGTATTTACAGCCTTGACGGGAAAATCCTAAAAACATCTGCGTTGAATTCCGGTACAATTGATGTTTCAGAACTTCCTTCTGCCACTTATTTTATTGAATTTACAGGAAAGGAAACTAAAGAGGCACATAAGCTGATCAAAAAATAA